In the Melitaea cinxia chromosome 28, ilMelCinx1.1, whole genome shotgun sequence genome, one interval contains:
- the LOC123667401 gene encoding LOW QUALITY PROTEIN: chitooligosaccharidolytic beta-N-acetylglucosaminidase-like (The sequence of the model RefSeq protein was modified relative to this genomic sequence to represent the inferred CDS: substituted 1 base at 1 genomic stop codon), translating into MKAVIKYSDDVCCDDLDKITLNAEKFELFIKKQYPLLRLGDVDEDEDKLKKLYVRTSVLLYYLCTNSKNSRVDADIRKNLSRDDQMIILMFCEALAEMEVTISNIELAAKVACENYLRVDENSTTQEATLNDSELDPETSSSDNFKRYPKFKSSITVMPSVVTEKSLSRSSKEGFTDESDYNVGYLSNKTNKEIELPDVINNVDVRGAGVQEKKSDNSGFGDSDERCQAECACSKCSSEGPCCGDVGCTKDLCDDPPKAVAKKNNKTSLEWAWICQENVCRRVFHPPLNVIVYPSLSRCTLLCSELQLWPYPIGYTFYSKSIISVATKNLEYKFKSVPSEKVXEYLSEAFKLFLRNLAKLEKSFKSNTNNFDLSVKKIKIQIEIESDSDPRLRLNTDEAYTLNLETNQNDVIIKVVSDSFCGVRNGLETLSQLFLFDHSIDSLITLSKIVIKDAPSYKYRGLMVDTARNFIPILDLIRTIDGMASCKLNTFHWRISDVTSFPLHLNKIPKFREYGPFDKSMVYTRDDIKLLVRRAGVRGIRILIEIAAPGPVGRPWSWLPETKCKRENVSLTCDNILCLRLSMKDEVFDVLQKIYTEIIELTEVDDVFHLSNGVFILNNCYNIMKDRDGFLDKALARLKIANKGFLPRLPIIWYSSHLDKNFETWNRFGVQITEWVQNLSKESLSKFKVIHSSKWDLSCEMKNQRCTNYRSWQQMYGWTSWRNMDAFTIEGGESILWTDIVDSSNLDYHIWPRAAVVAERLWSDMVANSTVDKSVYLRLDSHRWRMLLLGVNVQPIWPAWCTYNPSHCLKKVN; encoded by the exons ATGAAAGCCGTAATCAAATACAGTGACGACGTGTGCTGTGATGACTTAGATAAGATTACCTTGAATGCAGAAAAGTTTGAACTTTTTATCAAGAAACAATATCCATTATTGAGACTTGG GGATGTGGATGAAGACGAAGACAAGTTGAAAAAACTGTATGTAAGAACTTCGgtacttttatattatctatgtacaaattcaaaaaataGTCGTGTTGATGCGGATATTCGCAAAAATCTTTCAAGAGACGATCAAATGATTATATTAATGTTCTGTGAAGCTCTAGCTGAGATGGAAGTTACTATAAGTAATATTGAACTAGCTGCAAAAG TTGCGTGTGAAAATTATCTAAGAGTAGATGAGAATAGTACGACACAAGAAGCTACGCTAAATGATTCTGAGCTAGACCCCGAAACTAGTTCAtcagataattttaaaagatatccTAAATTCAAATCGTCAATAACTGTTATGCCTTCTGTTGTTACTGAAAAATCATTATCAAGATCATCAAAAGAAGGATTTACTGATGAATCTGATTATAATGTTGGGTACTtgtcaaataaaacaaacaaggaAATCGAATTACCggatgtaataaataatgtggATGTGCGGGGAGCAGGAgttcaagaaaaaaaatctgataatTCAGGATTCGGAg attcTGATGAACGCTGTCAGGCAGAATGCGCTTGTTCAAAATGTAGTTCTGAAGGCCCTTGTTGTGGTGATGTAGGTTGCACAAAGGACTTATGTGACGATCCTCCAAAAGCTGTTGCTAAGAAAAA taacaaaacaagTTTAGAATGGGCATGGATTTGTCAAGAAAATGTTTGTAGGAGAGTTTTTCATCCACCTTTAAATGTTATTGTGTATCCTTCATTAAGTCGTTGTACATTACTATGCTCAGAGTTACAACTTTGGCCATATCCAATTGGTTATACATTTTACAGTAAAAGTATTATTTCTGTAGCAACAAAGAACCTtgagtataaatttaaatccGTACCATCCGAAAAAGTTTGAGAATATTTATCTGaagcttttaaattatttctaagaaATTTAGCAAAACtcgaaaaaagttttaaatcaaatacaaataattttgatttaagtgttaaaaaaattaaaattcaaattgaaattgaaagtGATTCTGATCCAAGATTACGCTTAAACACTGACGAAGCTTATACCTTAAATTTAGAAACCAATCAAaatgatgttattataaaagtcGTTTCTGATTCGTTTTGCGGTGTACGAAATGGTCTTGAAACTTTAAGTCAGCTATTTCTATTTGACCATAGTATAGACAGCCTTATAACTCTttcaaaaattgttataaaagatGCTCCTTCGTACAAATATAGAGGACTCATGGTGGATACTGCAAGAAATTTCATTCCAATATTGGATTTAATAAGAACAATTGATGGGATGGCTTCAtgcaaattaaatacttttcatTGGCGTATATCAGATGTGACAAGTTTTCCAttacatttgaataaaatacCTAAATTTCGTGAATATGGTCCGTTCGATAAATCAATGGTTTATACAAGGGacgatataaaattattagttagGAGAGCTGGTGTGCGAGGTATTCGTATTTTGATAGAAATTGCTGCTCCGGGTCCTGTAGGTAGACCTTGGTCCTGGCTACCAGAAACTAAGTGTAAGAGGGAAAATGTTAGTTTAACTTGTGACAATATTCTCTGTCTACGATTGTCGATGAAAGATGAAGTTTTCGATGTCCTACAAAAAATTTACACTGAAATTATTGAACTAACAGAAGTCGATGATGTGTTTCACTTGAGCAATGGTGTTTTCAtacttaataattgttacaatataatgaAAGATAGAGACGGCTTTTTGGATAAAGCATTAGCCCGTCTTAAAATAGCAAATAAAGGTTTTCTTCCAAGATTACCGATAATTTGGTACAGTTCTCATCtagataaaaattttgaaacctGGAATAGATTTGGTGTACAAATAACTGAATGGGTTCAGAATTTATCTAAAGAGAGTTTAAGTAAATTTAAGGTTATACATTCTTCTAAATGGGACTTATCTTGTGAAATGAAAAATCAGAGGTGTACTAACTATAG gtCGTGGCAGCAAATGTATGGATGGACATCTTGGCGGAATATGGATGCATTTACAATAGAGGGTGGCGAATCTATTTTATGGACCGATATTGTTGACTCTA GTAATTTAGATTACCATATATGGCCGCGTGCAGCAGTAGTTGCGGAGCGCTTATGGTCAGATATGGTCGCAAACTCTACTGTTGATAAATCCGTATATTTACGTTTGGATTCGCATCG GTGGCGCATGCTTCTTCTTGGTGTAAACGTTCAACCGATATGGCCAGCGTGGTGTACTTACAACCCAAGCCATTGtcttaaaaaagttaattaa
- the LOC123667402 gene encoding proton-coupled amino acid transporter-like protein CG1139: MDRTSSRSPARRSPQHRGHHKFEIKATGEAAKNYNFKAARPPKKRTNLIETIGNLAKSCLGGGVVAIHESYKMCGLWTSFVLTIVIGFCISYAMYMIAHSAQRIYGRAQVPAMSYPDLAEATLEIGPFEGLRKYSKFFRYLVDFNICFNLFGSCCVYQIMMARTIKQLVEGTNEVTLGGNPPLRVYIICLVVPCILICMITTLKYLAPFSIVADFIIFTVAMATVLYSVKSADHSPLDMPIFKTVAGLFEFMGVCMVSMEGIGAVMAIENNMEEPRKMALALFGGMSIVVSIVVTIGFFGYWGFGESSKSPVTLNFPLEPFPIALKLLLGLMIYVTFALNFWFPFDLMWHYIKKKYDPSKYWLWERVYRTIFICIITAIATTFPNVSKLIGVLGSYCISNMGFIYPAFIELCLDWTDPGLGFMMWRFWRFILITTFGLILCIVGTYTNVKGLIKESF, translated from the exons ATGGATCGTACTTCA AGTCGTTCACCAGCTCGACGTTCACCTCAACATCGTGGTCATcacaaatttgaaataaaagccACAGGCGAAGCAGCTAAAAACTACAACTTCAAAGCAGCCCGACCACCGAAAAAACGAACTAA TTTGATCGAAACCATTGGTAACCTCGCTAAGAGCTGTCTAGGAGGCGGAGTTGTAGCCATCCATGAGTCATACAAAATGTGCGGTCTGTGGACATCTTTTGTTTTAACCATCGTCATTGGCTTTTGCATCAGCTACGCtatgtat ATGATCGCTCATTCCGCACAAAGAATTTATGGCAGGGCACAAGTACCAGCTATGAGCTACCCTGATCTTGCCGAGGCAACGTTGGAGATTGGCCCCTTTGAAGGCTTAAGAAAATACAGCAAATTTTTTAG gtACCTTGTTGATTTCAACATATGCTTCAATCTTTTTGGATCTTGCTGCGTCTACCAAATCATGATGGCGCGCACTATCAAGCAACTGGTAGAGGGGACTAATGAGGTCACATTGGGTGGAAACCCACCATTAAGAGTTTACATAATTTGCCTTGTCGTACCATGTATACTGATTTGTATGATTACCACTTTGAAGTACCTTGCGCCGTTTTCTATTGTCgctgattttattatat TTACTGTGGCAATGGCGACGGTTCTCTACTCAGTAAAATCAGCTGATCACAGCCCTTTAGACATGCCGATATTCAAAACAGTTGCCGGCCTGTTTGAGTTTATGGGAGTTTGTATGGTCAGCATGGAAGGTATAGGCGCTGTGATGGCGATAGAGAACAATATGGAAGAACCTAGGAAAATGGCACTTGCTTTGTTTGGAG GTATGTCAATCGTCGTGAGTATCGTTGTTACAATTGGTTTCTTTGGCTATTGGGGCTTCGGAGAGAGTTCTAAATCTCCTGTAACACTTAATTTCCCTTTAGAACC GTTTCCAATAGCACTCAAGTTACTGCTTGGCCTCATGATATATGTAACGTTTGCCCTCAACTTCTGGTTTCCATTCGACTTGATGTGGCACTACATTAAGAAGAAGTACGATCCATCAAAGTATTGGTTATGGGAACGGGTGTATAGAACCATATTCATTTGCATCATAACCGCCATAGCGACAACGTTTCCCAACGTTTCTAAATTAATTGGAGTG ctGGGGTCCTATTGCATTTCTAATATGGGTTTCATATATCCAGCCTTCATCGAGTTGTGCCTAGATTGGACCGATCCCGGTCTAGGTTTCATGATGTGGAGGTTCTGGAGGTTTATCTTGATAACAACGTTCGGTCTTATATTGTGCATCGTTGGTACCTACACTAACGTCAAAGGTCTTATCAAGGAGTCTTTCTAG